The following are encoded in a window of Carettochelys insculpta isolate YL-2023 chromosome 30, ASM3395843v1, whole genome shotgun sequence genomic DNA:
- the GABPB2 gene encoding GA-binding protein subunit beta-2, protein MSLVDLGKRLLEAARKGQDDEVRTLMANGAPFTTDWLGTSPLHLAAQYGHYSTAEVLLRAGVSRDARTKVDRTPLHMAAADGHTHIVELLIRNGADVNAKDMLKMTALHWATEHNHRDVVELLIKYGADVHAFSKFDKSAFDIALDKNNAETLVMLQEAMQNQVNTNPERSNPVTNTVTVASPFILASGEVLNLASFVSSANTKTTSGDSHVSTVQFSNSTTSVLATLAALAEASAPLSNSNRTTGNTEEIVEANSVDSAIQQVVGSGGQRVITIVTDAVPLGSLQTAIPTSGISQPFLVTMQDGQQVLTVPAGQVAEETVIEEEEDDDDIEEEEHPPTKKQKVDQNINNLEENKDDSEREILQQQLQEANRKAQEYRSQLMKKEQEAEQYRLKLEAMAKQQPNGAELTLVEDIAEVDAVVVSSEETGRSAATVVETEQLTDIAVETVAS, encoded by the exons ATGTCATTAGTGGATCTCGGGAAGAGGTTGCTAGAAGCAGCTCGCAAAGGGCAAGATGATGAAGTTAGAACATTAATGGCAAATGGTGCTCCTTTCACAACTGACTGG CTTGGGACATCACCTCTTCACCTCGCGGCCCAATATGGCCATTATTCGACAGCTGAAGTGCTGCTTCGAGCAGGTGTTAGCAGAGATGCTCGAACCAAAGTGGACAGAACACCGTTGCATATGGCTGCAGCTGACGGACATACACATATTGTAGAACTGCTGATTAGG AACGGTGCTGATGTAAATGCCAAGGACATGTTGAAAATGACTGCCTTGCATTGGGCAACAGAACACAACCACCGAGATGTTGTTGAGTTGCTTATAAAATATGGAGCTGATGTTCATGCTTTTAGCAAGTTTGATAAATCAGCCTTTGATATAGCCCTGGACAAGAACAATGCAGAGACTCTGGTAATGCTGCAG GAGGCAATGCAGAATCAGGTAAACACGAATCCAGAGAGATCAAATCCTGTCACAAATACAGTGACTGTTGCCTCACCATTTATCCTTGCCTCAGGGGAAGTTCTCAATCTTGCTAGTTTTGTTTCTTCGGCAAACACCAAAACAACCTCAG GTGATTCCCATGTATCTACAGTGCAGTTTTCAAACTCGACAACCTCTGTACTTGCAACACTTGCAGCCCTTGCAGAAGCATCTGCACCCCTTTCCAATTCAAATAGAACTACAG GTAACACAGAGGAAATAGTGGAGGCAAATTCTGTAGACTCTGCAATACAGCAAGTGGTTGGCAGTGGAGGTCAGCGAGTCATTACAATAGTAACAGATGCCGTTCCATTGGGCAGTCTTCAGACAGCCATTCCTACTAGTGGAATCAGTCAGCCGTTCCTAGTGACCATGCAAGACGGGCAACAAG TTCTAActgtacctgctggtcaggtTGCAGAAGAGACTGTTATTGAAGAGGAAGAAGATGATGATGACATAGAAGAGGAAGAACATCCACCCACGAAGAAGCAAAAAGTTGACCAAAATATAAACAATTTGGAGGAAAACAAG GATGATAGTGAAAGGGAAATATTACAGCAGCAGTTGCAAGAAGCAAATCGAAAGGCACAAGAATATCGTAGCCAGCTAAtgaagaaagaacaagaagcagAGCAATACCGGCTAAAGCTTGAAGCCATGGCAAAACAGCAGCCCAATGGTGCTGAGCTCACACTGGTTGAAGATATTGCTGAGGTGGATGCAGTTGTGGTATCATCAGAGGAAACAGGAAGGTCTGCAGCCACAGTGGTGGAAACAGAGCAGCTTACTGACATTGCTGTGGAAACTGTGGCTTCGTAA